In Oryza sativa Japonica Group chromosome 3, ASM3414082v1, one DNA window encodes the following:
- the LOC4331328 gene encoding silicon efflux transporter LSI2, with protein MSELASAPKVALGSIAFAVFWMMAVFPSVPFLPIGRTAGSLLSAVLMVIFHVISPDDAYASIDLPILGLLFATMVVGSYLRNAGMFKHLGRLLAWKSQGGRDLMCRVCVVTALASALFTNDTCCVVLTEFVLELAAERNLPAKPFLLALASSANIGSAATPIGNPQNLVIAFNSKITFPKFLMGILPAMLVGMAVNMVMLLCMYWRELGGGAELSVDGKQMEAVEEGRSPASAKSTPQLNGNGNTMMSLEMSENITTKHPWFMQCTEARRKLFLKSFAYVVTVGMVVAYMVGLNMSWTAITTALALVVVDFRDAEPCLDTVSYSLLVFFSGMFITVSGFNKTGLPGAIWDFMAPYSKVNSVGGISVLSVIILLLSNLASNVPTVLLMGDEVAKAAALISPAAVTTSWLLLAWVSTVAGNLSLLGSAANLIVCEQARRAPRNAYDLTFWQHIVFGVPSTLIVTAVGIPLIGKI; from the exons atgagtgAGCTTGCGTCGGCGCCCAAGGTGGCGCTTGGATCGATCGCGTTCGCGGTGTTCTGGATGATGGCGGTGTTCCCGTCGGTGCCGTTCCTGCCGATCGGGCGGACGGCGGGGTCGCTGCTGAGCGCGGTGCTGATGGTGATATTCCACGTGATCAGCCCCGACGACGCGTACGCCTCCATCGACCTCCCAATCCTGGGCCTCCTCTTCGCCACCATGGTGGTGGGCAGCTACCTCCGGAACGCCGGGATGTTCAAGCACCTGGGGCGTCTGCTGGCGTGGAAGAGCCAGGGCGGGCGCGACCTCATGTGCCGCGTCTgcgtcgtcaccgccctcgCCAGCGCCCTCTTCACCAACGACACCTGCTGCGTCGTCCTCACCGAGTTCGtcctcgagctcgccgccgagcGCAACCTCCCCGCCaagcccttcctcctcgccctcgcctccAGCGCCAACAtcggctccgccgccacccccatCGGCAACCCCCAGAACCTGGTCATCGCCTTCAATAGCAAGATCACCTTCCCCAAGTTCCTCATGGGAATCCTCCCGGCCATGCTCGTCGGGATGGCCGTCAACATGGTCATGCTGCTCTGCATGTACTGGAGGGAGCTGGGCGGAGGGGCCGAGCTCAGCGTCGACGGCAAGCAgatggaggcggtggaggaaggcaggtcgccggcgtcggccAAGAGCACGCCGCAGCTGAACGGCAACGGCAACACGATGATGTCGCTGGAGATGTCGGAGAACATAACGACCAAGCACCCATGGTTCATGCAGTGCACGGAGGCGCGGCGGAAGCTGTTCCTCAAGAGCTTCGCGTACGTGGTGACGGTGGGGATGGTGGTGGCCTACATGGTGGGGCTCAACATGTCGTGGACGGCCATCACCACGGCGCTGGCGCTGGTGGTGGTCGACTTCCGCGACGCCGAGCCGTGCCTGGACACCGTGTCCTACTCGCTGCTCGTCTTCTTCTCCGGGATGTTCATCACCGTCAGCGGCTTCAACAAGACGGGCCTCCCGGGAGCCATCTGGGACTTCATGGCCCCCTACTCCAAGGTCAACAGCGTCGGCGGCATCTCCGTCCTCTCCgtcatcatcctcctcctctccaaccTCGCATCAAACGTACCAACGG TGCTTCTTATGGGTGATGAggtggcgaaggcggcggcgctgatatcgccggcggcggtgacgacgtcGTGGCTGCTGCTGGCGTGGGTGAGCACGGTGGCGGGGAACCTGTCGCTGCTGGGGTCGGCGGCGAACCTGATAGTGTGCGAGCAGGCGAGGAGGGCGCCCAGGAACGCCTACGACCTCACCTTCTGGCAGCACATCGTCTTCGGCGTCCCATCCACCCTcatcgtcaccgccgtcggcaTACCCCTCATCGGCAAGATCTGA
- the LOC4331329 gene encoding uncharacterized protein: MFKLHRHRSSDRVGQRFDFRFSNFRAVQVPAVSDRLFLSIVSVDTGKTVAKSGKAAARSGICQWPDSILESIWFSQDEVSKEFDECQYKIVVSVGSIKSGVLGEIFLNLTNFLNLVDPTAISLPLKRCNSGTVLQLKVQYLGAKSKSSGVRSWKDLSPRLDDRSPTNDDIDSKSDGSDSVANRSVRSSSGNPLGGTTQDELGNREMSFSASGSHRSSNSGDSTADRTNLSPRDSSNGGMHVGRQDSASSYVSASRGDDGFRSNNSSFSSRASGPNVLQGNTPKSFGNGFGQLSLGTSDSSKELLEAAEETIEELRDEAKMWERHSRKLKADLEMLKKECSEKSKQQTELEAELSAAHAERDSYRQEIEELKSSMKEVTTRQKVGGTSKYGDWIDLQKELEDDVKFLKESNANLSIQLKNTQEANIELVSILQELEETIEEQKAEISKISKVKNVTDADALKKGPLVKQDTEWAKQLSIKEDEITMLREKLNHVLNIENLGSDAVYLELEKENELLRVKIQELEKDCSELTDENLELIYKLKEVGGATKGQGPCIPNDSNLQIEELKSQICQLEEELRSKELLHTGSFADASISSSKVLQEKCADLELKLLNFRSQIYELEEKFQKSQEELEQRNLELSELRQKLDSSHSMAGEGVQTSGARGYQFRNGMDSEPETDVLKAKIQLQQQENDDLRCSKVEMESVISKIQAEKSQLEECLEASRKESSISSKCLDEVRQDILVLSSSIDSHVSANKVLERKVTELESCKADLELHISDLEQENIELSERISGLEAQLTYMTNEKESSELQIHDSKSLIVNLKDKVERQQAEMETQRLEFKQKQQEAQRKLSEAQDDSEVLRRSNSKLQSTVESLIEECSSLQNQIAELKRQKLELHGHLTQQEQELDNSKKRNLDFCKTVEFLEAKLSSLQKDISSKEQSLLSELESIFQEHTEQEEKINRAHFMLNKIEKEKTLEVENLEREVMSLTAQASSTQEERENATVEAIREVSVLRADKVKLEASLQDVSAQLRHYESQLEDLRKESKSKIKGLVDSLNASKQSEEMLAADAEHMKKLMEDAKSNEDKLRKSSGELELKLKANDYEKQQMIEEISGLKLQVQKIMSLQDEVLKLKSSLDEAKFERGKLEELHRSVTEECEELKAQKAMLTDKMSNMQETLDNGEEEKRSRIAMQAKLVRLESDLSAVEASHVHEAELKNELNRIKRSNSEYQRKIQSLEQENEDLTSQLEQMAHIKEEDLGKQDIGGSPVDEESGIHLKIQVLEAKLAEALEENKMYRAQQKSPMPDGQCAAGNGNESSNERVLQLEGELRDMKERLLNMSLQYAEVEAQRERLVMELKATKKGGGRWF, from the exons ATGTTCAAGCTGCACCGCCACCGCTCGTCGGACCGCGTCGGCCAGCGCTTTGACTTCCGCTTCTCCAACTTCCGCGCCGTCCAG GTCCCGGCAGTATCAGACAGGCTGTTCCTTTCGATTGTCTCAGTGGATACTGGAAAGACAGTTGCCAAGTCCGGTAAAGCAGCTGCCCGCAGTGGAATTTGCCAATGGCCCGACAGCATATTGGAATCGATATGGTTTTCTCAAGATGAAGTGTCAAAAGAATTTGATGAATGCCAGTACAAGATTGTTGTTTCTGTG GGATCTATAAAAAGTGGTGTTCTTGGGGAGATCTTCCTAAATCTCACTAACTTTCTGAATTTGGTGGACCCAACCGCTATCTCTTTGCCGTTGAAGAGATGCAACTCTGGAACAGTTTTACAG CTTAAGGTTCAATATCTTGGCGCCAAGTCTAAGTCAAG TGGTGTGAGATCCTGGAAGGATTTGTCCCCTCGTCTCGATGACCGTAGTCCAACCAATGATGACATTGACAGCAAGTCAGATGGCTCTGATAGTGTTGCAAATAGGAGTGTTCGCTCTTCATCAGGAAATCCTTTAGGTGGCACTACTCAAGATGAACTTGGAAACAGG gAAATGAGTTTCTCAGCATCTGGGTCCCACCGGAGTTCTAATTCTGGAGATAGTACCGCGGATAGAACAAACTTATCCCCTAGAGACAGCTCTAATGGGGGTATGCATGTGGGAAGGCAGGATTCTGCCAGCTCGTACGTTAGCGCAAGTCGTGGTGATGATGGATTTAGATCAAACAATTCATCTTTCAGTTCCCGTGCATCAGGTCCAAATGTGTTGCAAGGAAATACTCCAAAATCATTTGGAAATGGGTTTGGTCAGTTATCATTAGGGACATCTGATTCATCCAAAGAGCTTCTTGAAGCGGCTGAAGAAACAATTGAGGAACTCCGTGACGAGGCGAAAATGTGGGAACGGCATTCTCGCAAGTTGAAGGCTGATCTGGAGATGTTGAAGAAGGAATGTTCCGAGAAATCCAAGCAACAGACTGAGCTAGAAGCTGAGCTGTCTGCTGCGCATGCTGAACGGGATTCCTATAGGCAAGAAATTGAAGAGTTGAAGTCATCTATGAAAGAGGTAACCACGCGACAAAAGGTTGGAGGAACCTCCAAATATGGGGACTGGATAGATCTGCAGAAGGAACTTGAAGATGATGTGAAATTTCTGAAAGAATCAAATGCAAACTTATCCATACAACTGAAAAATACTCAAGAAGCAAATATAGAGCTTGTTTCTATTCTTCAGGAGTTGGAAGAGACCATAGAAGAACAGAAAGCAGAAATATCTAAAATTTCTAAGGTCAAGAATGTCACTGACGCTGATGCCTTAAAAAAGGGTCCGTTAGTCAAACAGGACACAGAATGGGCTAAGCAACTGTCAATTAAAGAGGATGAAATCACAATGTTGAGGGAGAAACTAAATCATGTGCTCAATATTGAAAATTTAGGTTCTGATGCTGTTTATCTTGAACTTGAGAAAGAAAATGAACTTTTAAGGGTTAAAATACAAGAGCTTGAGAAAGATTGTTCAGAGCTAACAGATGAAAATTTGGAGCTTATATACAAGCTGAAAGAAGTGGGTGGTGCTACAAAAGGTCAAGGCCCTTGTATTCCAAACGATAGCAATTTGCAAATTGAAGAGCTTAAATCACAGATATGTCAACTGGAAGAGGAGCTTAGGAGCAAGGAATTGCTGCACACTGGAAGTTTTGCTGATGCGTCAATATCTAGCTCAAAAGTATTACAGGAAAAATGTGCTGACCTTGAGCTGAAGCTGCTGAATTTTAGGTCTCAAATCTATGAGCTAGAAGAGAAGTTCCAAAAAAGCCAAGAGGAACTAGAACAAAGAAATCTTGAGTTATCTGAGCTGAGGCAGAAGCTTGACAGTTCCCATTCCATGGCAGGGGAAGGTGTTCAAACTAGTGGTGCAAGAGGATACCAATTTAGAAATGGTATGGATAGTGAACCTGAGACAGATGTGTTGAAGGCTAAAATTCAGCTACAGCAGCAGGAAAATGATGATTTGCGATGTTCCAAAGTTGAAATGGAAAGCGTTATTTCTAAAATTCAGGCAGAGAAGAGTCAGTTGGAGGAATGCCTGGAAGCATCACGTAAAGAAAGCAGCATTTCTTCAAAATGCTTGGATGAGGTGCGGCAAGATATCCTTGTGCTTTCAAGCAGCATAGATTCCCATGTTTCTGCCAATAAGGTTCTGGAAAGAAAGGTAACTGAACTGGAGAGTTGCAAAGCTGACCTAGAGCTACATATATCGGACCTGGAACAGGAAAACATAGAGCTATCGGAACGCATTTCTGGACTCGAAGCTCAGTTGACATACATGACAAATGAAAAGGAGTCAAGCGAGCTGCAGATACATGATTCTAAATCACTTATCGTCAATCTCAAAGATAAAGTAGAGCGCCAGCAAGCAGAGATGGAAACTCAAAGGCTTGAGTTTAAGCAAAAACAACAGGAAGCTCAGAGAAAATTGTCTGAAGCACAAGATGATTCAGAGGTTCTGAGGAGATCTAATTCTAAACTGCAATCCACAGTTGAGAGCCTTATTGAAGAGTGCAGTTCTCTGCAGAATCAAATTGCAGAGCTGAAGAGGCAGAAATTGGAGTTGCATGGCCACCTCACTCAGCAAGAGCAGGAATTGGATAACTCAAAAAAACGAAACCTTGATTTTTGCAAAACAGTCGAATTCCTAGAGGCAAAGCTTTCTTCACTTCAGAAAGACATTTCTTCCAAAGAGCAGTCTTTACTATCAGAACTGGAGAGTATATTCCAGGAGCACACGgagcaagaagaaaaaataaaccgTGCACATTTCATGCTAAACAAGATTGAGAAAGAAAAGACTCTTGAGGTAGAGAACCTTGAGAGGGAGGTCATGAGCCTCACTGCACAGGCCTCCTCCACACAAGAGGAGCGAGAAAATGCCACAGTGGAGGCCATTCGAGAAGTCTCTGTCTTACGAGCAGACAAGGTCAAACTTGAGGCTAGTCTCCAGGATGTCAGTGCACAATTGAGGCATTATGAGTCTCAATTGGAAGACCTTCGTAAGGAGTCTAAAAGCAAGATTAAAGGCTTAGTTGACTCCCTGAATGCATCGAAACAAAGCGAGGAAATGTTGGCAGCAGATGCTGAACATATGAAAAAATTGATGGAAGATGCTAAATCCAATGAAGATAAGTTAAGGAAATCTTCTGGTGAACTAGAATTGAAGCTTAAAGCTAATGATTATGAGAAGCAGCAAATGATTGAAGAAATATCTGGTCTGAAACTTCAAGTTCAGAAAATAATGAGCCTTCAAGACGAAGTTCTCAAACTTAAAAGTTCTCTTGATGAGGCTAAGTTCGAAAGAGGAAAACTGGAGGAGCTACATCGTTCTGTTACTGAGGAATGTGAAGAATTGAAGGCACAGAAGGCTATGCTGACAGATAAAATGTCCAATATGCAGGAGACTTTGGACAATGGTGAAGAAGAAAAACGAAGCAGAATAGCTATGCAGGCAAAGCTTGTAAGGCTGGAGAGTGATCTATCTGCAGTGGAAGCATCGCATGTACATGAAGCAGAGCTAAAGAATGAACTTAATAGAATCAAGAGATCAAATAGTGAGTACCAGAGAAAGATACAATCTCTTGAGCAGGAAAATGAGGACCTTACAAGTCAGCTCGAGCAGATGGCCCACATCAAAGAAGAGGACCTTGGAAAGCAG GATATTGGTGGTTCTCCAGTTGATGAGGAATCTGGCATTCATTTGAAGATCCAAGTATTGGAAGCTAAGCTTGCAGAGGCTTTAGAGGAGAATAAGATGTACAGAGCTCAACAGAAGAG TCCCATGCCTGATGGGCAGTGTGCTGCTGGGAATGGCAATGAGAGTAGTAACGAAAGGGTTTTGCAACTAGAAGGAGAGCTAAGAGATATGAAGGAGCGGTTACTCAACATGAGCTTGCAGTATGCAGAGGTAGAGGCTCAGCGGGAACGATTAGTGATGGAACTGAAAGCTACCAAGAAAGGAGGAGGGCGGTGGTTCTAG